One part of the Lycorma delicatula isolate Av1 chromosome 7, ASM4794821v1, whole genome shotgun sequence genome encodes these proteins:
- the LOC142327486 gene encoding uncharacterized protein LOC142327486, translating to MDGKLKALEKELEQTRIALCWQRTRCHHLVSALTIKLEQKEAEVKSLSTLRDTQLSQILRALLNLEARLRREQRSIRAQLGSRDAIIREQQNEIARLKKLIEPQRRSVSPPESLQSGSNDFERHVKPDLISSLGIWNNGQKSTKTFSVSEKQQNDYSLISVGNSSLTPSLSTDISESSATTVIQVSKIKNTESDPVIQKSITRTDIECNDFHSRDFSKESSSNYTVNSIDSENIGISNNISNNNIDNSNKINDKDVTPYNSLKINDDYESNIIKYDIEEFRPPSVDISIPESADSFTVIHDISKIPETITPPEEFSENESKHLPPSALLHEMQVQSKSGKNEYHDNPVLECVNQILLRDQEEFLEEQRVLRMREIDKSKNEIQNLNRSKSREDLTAYNHSPIKDKSVSPNKKLAQNYQDKPCLMASTQLKLAGNVNFEENIHSNELFNRETKLKPCNNTTKHSPQSKPVIPPALPPKPLRLLHKKSSTTDFNKQENTKIKQPIQLQSHLTINPQKFELNIRPNLEIIGKSSPALPEPTSDSELYVISNSALDDEILQQIQGRNINNCVELKKVFNPEPKKSSTEIKTHAAIHFPSPSKKKENHNNQDKLSSSNSLTNVTEKRKTNSSGKSPVKNSNTATNITNNSNSNNNSNSNNNNNTAVPQVIKVASPVSSLLATVESITNEQNDNAISQSVLQIVQRFEHLGHVEKSQTVVNNDEDGNNALRKNFEEFRLDECDMDALCSTTDEDGRAEADGAENRLNININTTTPAVTVMPSEAGVSYENFLEATGLSQKSIMTPSRIFSNHRNVLKPKDIKHRSRVKAAATVSNPTVRYWTEPFL from the coding sequence ATGGATGGAAAGTTAAAGGCGTTAGAAAAAGAATTGGAGCAGACCCGCATCGCTCTCTGTTGGCAGAGAACACGGTGTCACCATTTAGTATCAGCGTTAACCATCAAACTGGAGCAAAAAGAGGCCGAAGTTAAATCGTTATCCACTTTAAGAGACACGCAACTCAGTCAAATATTACGCGCATTATTGAATTTAGAAGCCCGTTTACGTCGAGAACAAAGAAGTATTCGAGCCCAGCTAGGCAGCAGGGACGCTATAATAAGagaacaacaaaatgaaatcgctcgtttaaaaaaattaatcgaaccCCAACGGCGATCGGTGAGTCCACCGGAAAGTTTACAGAGCGGTAGTAACGATTTCGAACGCCACGTTAAACCCGATCTGATAAGTTCTCTTGGAATTTGGAATAACGGTCAAAAAAGTACTAAAACATTTTCTGTGTCGGAAAAACAGCAGAATGATTATTCGTTAATTAGCGTCGGTAACAGCTCTTTAACGCCGTCGTTATCGACAGATATTTCTGAATCGTCCGCGACGACCGTAATtcaagtaagtaaaataaaaaatacggaaTCGGACCCTgtaatacaaaaaagtattacgAGAACAGATATCGAATGTAATGATTTTCATTCGAGAGATTTTTCTAAAGAAAGTAGTTCAAATTATACAGTAAACAGTATCGATAGCGAAAATATCGGCATTAGTAACAATATTAGTAATAACAATATcgataacagtaataaaattaacgacAAAGATGTCACACCGTataattcgttaaaaataaatgacgattatgaaagtaatataataaagtacGATATCGAGGAATTTAGACCCCCTTCCGTAGATATTTCAATACCTGAAAGCGCCGATTCGTTTACTGTAATACATGATATATCAAAAATACCTGAAACGATAACGCCACCGGAGgaattttcagaaaatgaatCGAAACACCTACCGCCGAGCGCATTGTTACACGAGATGCAAGTGCAGTCTAAATCGGGTAAAAATGAATACCACGATAATCCGGTTTTAGAATGCGTAAACCAGATACTTCTTCGCGATCAAGAAGAATTTTTGGAGGAGCAAAGAGTTTTAAGGATGAGGGAAATCgacaaaagtaaaaatgaaattcaaaacttAAATCGTAGCAAAAGTAGAGAAGATTTAACCGCGTATAATCACAGTCCGATTAAAGATAAATCGGTATCGCCGAATAAAAAATTAGCTCAAAATTATCAAGATAAACCGTGCTTGATGGCCTCTACACAACTAAAATTAGCGGGCAATGTTAACTTTGAAGAAAACATTCACAGTAACGAGTTATTTAATCGCGAAACGAAACTTAAACCGTGCAATAATACGACGAAACATTCACCGCAATCAAAACCAGTAATACCTCCGGCGTTACCTCCGAAACCGTTACGATTACTTCACAAAAAATCGTCTActacagattttaataaacaagaaaacacaaaaattaaacaacctATACAATTACAATCGCATTTAACTATAAATCCGCAGAAATTTGAGCTTAATATTCGACCAAATTTAGAAATAATCGGTAAATCGTCACCCGCACTTCCTGAACCGACTTCCGACAGCGAATTATATGTAATATCAAATTCTGCATTAGACGATGAAATTTTACAACAGATTCaaggaagaaatataaataattgcgtcgaattaaaaaaagtatttaatccgGAACCGAAAAAATCATCTACAGAAATCAAAACTCACGCGGCGATCCATTTTCCATCTCcgtcaaaaaagaaagaaaatcataatAATCAAGATAAATTATCGAGTTCGAATTCGTTAACAAATGTtacggaaaaaagaaaaactaacagtTCAGGTAAATCACCGGTTAAGAATTCTAATACCGCgactaatataacaaataatagtaatagcaataataatagtaatagtaataataacaataatactgcTGTACCGCAAGTCATAAAAGTCGCATCACCGGTGTCATCTCTTTTAGCGACTGTAGAATCCATTACGAACGAACAGAACGATAACGCAATAtctcaaagcgttttacaaatcGTTCAACGTTTTGAACATCTTGGTCACGTTGAAAAATCACAAACCGTTGTTAACAACGACGAAGATGGGAATAACgcgttaagaaaaaattttgaagaatttcgtTTAGATGAATGCGATATGGATGCCCTTTGTTCGACGACGGATGAAGACGGAAGAGCTGAAGCCGACGGAGCTGAAAATcgattaaacattaatataaatacgaCAACGCCTGCCGTGACTGTTATGCCGTCAGAAGCCGGTGtaagttatgaaaattttcttgAAGCGACTGGTCTCAGTCAAAAATCTATAATGACTCCGTCAAGAATATTTAGTAAtcatagaaatgttttaaaaccCAAAGACATAAAACACAGAAGTCGTGTAAAAGCAGCAGCTACCGTATCAAACCCGACGGTTAGGTACTGGACTgaaccttttttgtaa